The stretch of DNA AAGGGTGAGAGCGATCAGACCGAGATCTGTGAATGCGATAGCCTTCCCTGCGGAGACTCCCATGAGCGCGATCGACCTCGCCGACGTCCAGAAAGTGTTTCGCGACCGCGACGGGCGCGACCTCGTGGCGGTGGACCGCACCCGGGCCACGATCGAGGCCGGCGAGTTCGTCTGCCTGCTCGGGCCCTCGGGCTGCGGCAAGTCCACCCTGCTCAACATGATCGCCGGCTTCGAGGCGCCGACCTCCGGCGAGGTTCGCGTCGCGGGACGGCGGGTCGAGCGGCCAGGCGCCGATCGCGGCGTGGTGTTCCAGCAGCCGACGCTGATGCCCTGGCTCACCGTGATCGACAACGTCGCCTTCCACCTCAAGCTGAAGGGGATGGCGAAACCCGAGCGGCACGAGCGGGCGAAGACCTTTATCGACCTCGTCGGGCTCACCGGCTTCGAGCGGCACTACCCGGCGGAGCTGTCGGGCGGCATGAGCCAGCGGGTCGGCATCGCCCGGGCGCTCCTGATGAACCCGGCGGTGATCCTGATGGACGAGCCCTTCGCGGCCCTCGACGCCCAGACCAAGATCGAGATGCAGGAGGAGCTGGTGACGATCTGGCAGAGGGTCGGCGCCACGGTCGTCTTCGTCACCCATTCGGTCGACGAGGCCCTGGTGCTGGGCAACCGCATCGCCGTGATGAGCCGGCGCCCGGGGCGCATCCGCGAGTTCATCCCCTTCGACCTCCCCCGGCCGCGGGACGTGACGAGCCCGGACTTCAACGACATGAAGCGCCGAGTGCTCACGATGATCCGCGAGGAATCGAGCCGGAAGGCCGCGGCATGATCCGGCTCGGGATGCTGACCCCGTCCTCGAACACCCGGCTCGAGCCGGCGACCGCGGACCTTCTCCACGACACGCCCGACATCACCGCGCATTTCGCGCGCTTTCGCGTCACCGCAATCACCCTGTCGGCGGCGGGGCTCGGGCAGTTCGACGAGGCGCCGATCCTGAACGCGGCGGGGCTCCTCGCCGACGCCAAGGTGGATGCGATCGCCTGGAACGGCACCTCGGCGGCCTGGCTGGGCTTTCCCCGCGACGAGGCCCTGTGCGCCCGGATCACCGAGGCCACCGGCATCCCGGCGGCGACCGCCGTGCTCGGCTTCCGCGAGGCCTTCACGCGCGCCGGCATCCGGCGGGTCGGCCTCGTCACGCCCTATACCGGCGACGTGCAGGCGAGGATCCAGGCCAATTGGGCGGCGGCCGGGTTCGACTGCACGGCCGAGCGGCATTGCGGCCTGTCCGACAACTTCTCCTTCGCGGAGGTGCCGGATTCGGAGGTCGCCGCGATGGCCCGGGCGGTGGCGGCCGAGGGCGCCGAGGCGATCGCGATCGTCTGCACCAACATGGCCGGGGCGGCGATGGTCGAGGCGCTGGAGGCCGAACTCGGCATCCCGGTCTACGATTCCATCGCCGTCACCCTGTGGGCGTCCTTGCGGGCGGCGGGGGCCGATCCCGGCCGGATCGTCGGCCAGGGCGGGTTATTCCGGCTCTGACGATCTACTTTTACGCGCGTGGTCGCTTTATCCTACCCACACTCTCATCCTGAGAGCCTGTTTGAGCAGCGTGATTTGACGAAAACTGAGGAGAATCAGGAGATATCCTACCCTTCCACCTCATCCTGAGGTGCCGCGTAGCGGCCTCGAAGGAGGGCTCCAGAAGCCTCTGCGATCCCTGGAGCCCTCCTTCGAGGCT from Methylobacterium aquaticum encodes:
- a CDS encoding ABC transporter ATP-binding protein; this translates as MSAIDLADVQKVFRDRDGRDLVAVDRTRATIEAGEFVCLLGPSGCGKSTLLNMIAGFEAPTSGEVRVAGRRVERPGADRGVVFQQPTLMPWLTVIDNVAFHLKLKGMAKPERHERAKTFIDLVGLTGFERHYPAELSGGMSQRVGIARALLMNPAVILMDEPFAALDAQTKIEMQEELVTIWQRVGATVVFVTHSVDEALVLGNRIAVMSRRPGRIREFIPFDLPRPRDVTSPDFNDMKRRVLTMIREESSRKAAA
- a CDS encoding maleate cis-trans isomerase family protein; the protein is MIRLGMLTPSSNTRLEPATADLLHDTPDITAHFARFRVTAITLSAAGLGQFDEAPILNAAGLLADAKVDAIAWNGTSAAWLGFPRDEALCARITEATGIPAATAVLGFREAFTRAGIRRVGLVTPYTGDVQARIQANWAAAGFDCTAERHCGLSDNFSFAEVPDSEVAAMARAVAAEGAEAIAIVCTNMAGAAMVEALEAELGIPVYDSIAVTLWASLRAAGADPGRIVGQGGLFRL